CAGGTCATGCCGGTAACGGTCGCGCGCTCGGTGCTGCTGCAAAACGGCTGGAACGTGCCGGTAAAAAACAGCCGTCTGCGGGAACTGCTTCGGGAACAGCAGCTCCAAACGGCGGAGCTGAAAAAGGCATGCCCGTATCAAAACCTGCGCTCGCTCTATCCGAACCACGTACACATGGCAGATCCGTCGGTCAGTCTTTTGTACTATTCGCCGTCCGGGAAACAGAAAATCGTCCGCGACGATGAGGAATATAAAAACAAGTCTTTTTTGGAAGGAAAAGAAAAATGTTTGCGGTATGTCCTCATCGACCATTATTCGGCATCTATCTGTGTGCGCTATTATGCGGCGCACGGAGAGACGGCATCGAATATGTACGATTTTCTGCTGTATGCATGGGGGCAGAAAAAGCTGCCGACATACACTTTCCACGGACTTCCCGAACTTTTGTATTGGGATAAGGGATCGGGCAACATCAATAAGGCGACCAGCACCGCGCTTGAAGCGCTGCGGGTAAAGACGGAGACGCATGAGGCGGGCAATCCGCGTTCAAAGGGTGCGGTCGAAATTGCGAACAACATCGTTGAAACACATTTTGAGTGCCTCTTGAAGCTCGAAGCTGTGCACAGCATTGACGAGCTGAACGAAGCGGTCGAACGATGGTGCGCAGCATTCAACGCGAACCTGATCAGCGGGTACGACAGCCGCCTTACGCGGTACGGAAAAGCGATCGGAAGCCGGCACGAGCTGTGGGAGCGGATACGGGCGGAACAGCTTCGGGAACTGCCGGACAGGGACGTATGCCGTTTGATATTTACCAACGGCATACAGAGCCGTACCGTCGGCGGAAACCTTACGATCAGCGTGTATCATCCGAAAGCAAAAGAATCGCTGTGTTACAGCGTACATACGATACCGGGCATAACGAGCGGGAGCATCGTAAACGCACAGCCGATTTTAGTCGACGATGAAGCGTTGTGCTTGGTGTTATTCGACCGCGGCGGAAATATCGAACGCGCGGAGCTTGCTCCGGTCGCCGTCGATGATGCGGGCTTTATGGCAGGCGCCGCCGTAATCGGACAGGAATACAAGCAAAAGCGGAACACGGATCGCGAGATAAAAAACAAAGAGCTTGAAGCGCTTGCGGGCGACGGGAAAGAAGCGGCGTTTGCATCGATTACCGAAGGCAAGGGCTTTAAGACGCACAGTCTTATTAAACCTGAAAATCCGTTTATCCGGCAGACAACCGGAACGCAAATCAGCGTAAGTACCGTCGAAGTGCACGATATCCTGATAAGCGGCGTCGAAGCGGCAAAGCGGGTAAAAGCTCGGCTCGGTTACGTGCCGGACGGCTTTATCGCGCGTATGCAAGCGGAGTTTAACAATGCGGTACCGTCGAGTCTTATAGACGATTTGGCGGCGGAGTATACATATCGTGCGCAGGAGCGCATCGGATAACAAGGAGCAAAGTATGTTGTCGTTACAGGCGAGGAAAAAATTTAAAATCGTTGCAGACCCGTTTACGGGTGATGTAACAAAAGCGGAAGACGTATACATGACAAGCGATACCCGTTTTATCGCGGAGTATCTGTATCAGACGGCGCGCGTCGGCGGGATGGTCGCTCTTATCGGTGAATCGGGAAGCGGCAAGACGACGATCCGTCGATACGCGATCGACCGTATGCAAACGGAAGGGCAAAAGGTGCGCGTGATCATCCCGCGCATCATCGATAAATCGAAGCTGACCGCATCGAGTATTTGCGACGCGATCATACAGGATTGCTCGGAAGAGCATCCGAAACGGACGCTTGAAGCAAAGGCGCGGCAGATCGAGAGAATCTTGACGAACTCAAGCCGCGCCGGATGGAGCCACGTACTGATGATCGAAGAGGCACATGACCTGCACGTGCAGACGCTGAAATATTTAAAGCGGTTTTGGGAACTCGAAGACGGGTTTAAAAAGATCTTGGCGATCGTCCTTATCGGACAGCCCGAAATGAAAGGCAAGCTCGACGAGGCTAAAAACTGGGAAGCGCGCGAAGTTATCCGCCGTATGGAAGTGCTGGAACTCGAACCGCTTAAAAGCGGTAAAGAGATAGCAGCCTATCTTGACGTAAAGTTTGCGCGGTTCGATCGGGACAGAAAGACGGTCATTACCGATGACGGGTGCGAAGCGCTCGCGATGAAGCTCAGACGGCAGACGCGGAACGAACAGCAGGTGTACAGCGTCGCCTACCCGCTGCTCGTAAACAACTGGACGAGGAAAGCGATAAACCTTGCGGCGGAACTGGGGAGCGCCGTCGTCAATGCCGATGTGGTGAACTCGTTGTAGGCGGCGGGTATGACGGTCGGAGATTTTGCGGATTTGGTTGAACGGATGCGGGAAGCGCAGAAAAATTATTTCGGGTGTCCCGCACCGTCGAACCTGCATAAAAGCAAAGAGCTTGAAAAGCAGGTAGATAACGTACTTTCGGAGCGTCGGCAGAAAATGGCGGATGCGCTGCAGACAAAATTATTTTAGGGGGATACAGATGGGCGGTAAAAGGATCAGTTTTACACTTACGGAAGACATCGTGAAAGAACTTGCCGTAAAAGCAAAAGAGAACGGCTTTATAAGCGCACCGGCTTACGTACGGCATCTTACTGCGCTGAAACTCAAGCAAAATGGAAAGCACACGTTGAACATCGAAGTTGCGAATTATGATGAACTCAATGAATTTGCCGCAAGCAAAGGGTTCGGGACGAT
This Treponema socranskii subsp. buccale DNA region includes the following protein-coding sequences:
- a CDS encoding ExeA family protein, whose amino-acid sequence is MLSLQARKKFKIVADPFTGDVTKAEDVYMTSDTRFIAEYLYQTARVGGMVALIGESGSGKTTIRRYAIDRMQTEGQKVRVIIPRIIDKSKLTASSICDAIIQDCSEEHPKRTLEAKARQIERILTNSSRAGWSHVLMIEEAHDLHVQTLKYLKRFWELEDGFKKILAIVLIGQPEMKGKLDEAKNWEAREVIRRMEVLELEPLKSGKEIAAYLDVKFARFDRDRKTVITDDGCEALAMKLRRQTRNEQQVYSVAYPLLVNNWTRKAINLAAELGSAVVNADVVNSL
- a CDS encoding transposase; translation: MRRAESAKERKAIIDEMCRIFAFSTAKAYKVLKESGWESGRKKRRDAGKSSVAEDTIKTVAALTKHSLRKNGKQVMPVTVARSVLLQNGWNVPVKNSRLRELLREQQLQTAELKKACPYQNLRSLYPNHVHMADPSVSLLYYSPSGKQKIVRDDEEYKNKSFLEGKEKCLRYVLIDHYSASICVRYYAAHGETASNMYDFLLYAWGQKKLPTYTFHGLPELLYWDKGSGNINKATSTALEALRVKTETHEAGNPRSKGAVEIANNIVETHFECLLKLEAVHSIDELNEAVERWCAAFNANLISGYDSRLTRYGKAIGSRHELWERIRAEQLRELPDRDVCRLIFTNGIQSRTVGGNLTISVYHPKAKESLCYSVHTIPGITSGSIVNAQPILVDDEALCLVLFDRGGNIERAELAPVAVDDAGFMAGAAVIGQEYKQKRNTDREIKNKELEALAGDGKEAAFASITEGKGFKTHSLIKPENPFIRQTTGTQISVSTVEVHDILISGVEAAKRVKARLGYVPDGFIARMQAEFNNAVPSSLIDDLAAEYTYRAQERIG